One genomic segment of Micromonospora sp. WMMC415 includes these proteins:
- a CDS encoding PQQ-dependent sugar dehydrogenase yields MKRRLVLAVAGLTTLALVATPTAATAEPGTTAAPPESDFQKVTLNDSPGEPMDLAVLPDSRVLHVTRPGEVWLHDPRSGRNTLAATLDVYRHDEEGLQNVAIDPNFGKAGNNWVYLYYSPPMDTPVDDPSTPGVNEGDAPAWGTAEDFAPFKGVIRLSRFRFVKDKLDLATEQQILDVPVDRGICCHVGGDIVFDSEGNLYLSTGDDTNPFESGGYAPIDERPGRNPAYDAQRTSANTNDLRGKILRITVGANGSYTIPEGNLFPAGTAGTRPEIYLMGLRNPFRIELNRETDELYVADYSPDAGEPDPSRGPAGHGKWLAAREAGNYGWPYCATAQLPYVDYDFATGTSGAPFDCAAPVNESPNNTGLRQLPPVEQPQVWYRYGPSAQFPELGTGGIGPMAGPAYQYSRPTTKGRAPVAWPAYYDGIPLFHEWTRDYVKGFRQNAAGAVTAIEPVLPSFVFDNPMDLEFGPDGALYVLEYGDGFFSENPDAQLARIDYTGWTGNHTPVPQVSATPTDGVTPLTVTFSSEGTTDYDGDRLRYAWDFDNDGKVDSRAANPTFTYRENGLYNATLQVRDRGGLSASASVRIVVGNATPVVELVRPADGQAFSFGDTVQFEVRVADDQPVDCSRVSVTYILGHDDHGHPQTTANGCTGSIQTTVPSGHDPSEDDLTGVFVASYTDAGGDGLPALTGTDQVVLVPTA; encoded by the coding sequence ATGAAGAGACGACTCGTGCTCGCCGTAGCGGGCCTGACCACCCTGGCGCTCGTCGCCACCCCCACCGCCGCGACCGCCGAGCCCGGCACGACAGCCGCGCCGCCGGAGAGCGACTTCCAGAAGGTGACCCTCAACGACAGCCCGGGCGAGCCGATGGACCTCGCCGTGCTGCCCGACAGCCGGGTGCTGCACGTGACCCGCCCCGGCGAGGTCTGGCTGCACGACCCCCGGTCCGGCCGCAACACCCTCGCCGCGACCCTCGACGTTTACCGGCACGACGAGGAGGGCCTGCAGAACGTCGCGATCGACCCGAACTTCGGCAAGGCCGGCAACAACTGGGTCTACCTGTACTACTCCCCGCCGATGGACACCCCGGTTGACGACCCGTCGACACCGGGCGTCAACGAGGGCGACGCGCCGGCCTGGGGCACGGCGGAGGACTTCGCGCCGTTCAAGGGCGTCATCCGGCTCTCCCGGTTCCGGTTCGTCAAGGACAAGCTTGACCTGGCCACCGAGCAGCAGATCCTCGACGTCCCGGTCGATCGGGGGATCTGCTGCCACGTCGGCGGCGACATCGTCTTCGACTCCGAGGGCAACCTGTACCTGTCCACCGGTGACGACACCAACCCGTTCGAGTCCGGCGGCTACGCGCCGATCGACGAGCGCCCCGGCCGCAACCCGGCGTACGACGCGCAGCGCACCTCCGCCAACACCAACGACCTGCGCGGCAAGATCCTGCGCATCACGGTGGGCGCGAACGGGTCGTACACGATCCCGGAGGGGAACCTCTTCCCGGCGGGCACGGCCGGCACCCGGCCCGAGATCTACCTGATGGGCCTGCGCAACCCGTTCCGGATCGAGCTGAACCGCGAGACCGACGAGCTGTACGTCGCGGACTACTCACCGGACGCCGGAGAGCCCGACCCGTCGCGGGGACCGGCCGGGCACGGCAAGTGGCTCGCCGCCCGCGAGGCGGGCAACTACGGCTGGCCGTACTGCGCCACCGCGCAGCTGCCGTACGTGGACTACGACTTCGCCACCGGGACGTCCGGGGCGCCGTTCGACTGCGCCGCGCCGGTCAACGAGTCGCCGAACAACACCGGTCTGCGGCAGCTGCCGCCGGTGGAGCAGCCGCAGGTGTGGTACCGCTACGGCCCGTCGGCGCAGTTCCCCGAGCTGGGCACCGGCGGCATCGGCCCGATGGCCGGCCCGGCGTACCAGTACTCCCGCCCGACCACCAAGGGACGAGCCCCGGTGGCGTGGCCGGCGTACTACGACGGCATCCCGCTGTTCCACGAGTGGACCCGGGACTACGTGAAGGGCTTCCGGCAGAACGCCGCCGGCGCCGTGACCGCGATCGAGCCGGTGCTCCCCTCGTTCGTCTTCGACAACCCGATGGACCTGGAGTTCGGCCCGGACGGCGCGCTCTACGTGCTCGAGTACGGCGACGGCTTCTTCAGCGAGAACCCGGACGCGCAGCTGGCCCGGATCGACTACACCGGCTGGACCGGCAACCACACGCCGGTACCGCAGGTGTCGGCGACGCCCACCGACGGGGTCACGCCGCTGACGGTCACGTTCTCCAGCGAGGGCACCACCGACTACGACGGCGACCGGCTGAGGTACGCGTGGGACTTCGACAACGACGGCAAGGTCGACTCGCGGGCGGCGAACCCCACGTTCACCTACCGGGAGAACGGCCTCTACAACGCCACCCTCCAGGTGCGCGACCGCGGCGGCCTGTCGGCCTCCGCGTCGGTCCGGATCGTGGTCGGCAACGCCACGCCGGTGGTGGAGCTGGTCCGGCCGGCCGACGGGCAGGCCTTCTCGTTCGGTGACACCGTGCAGTTCGAGGTACGGGTGGCCGACGACCAGCCGGTGGACTGCTCACGGGTCAGCGTCACGTACATCCTCGGCCACGACGACCACGGGCACCCGCAGACCACCGCCAACGGCTGCACCGGCTCGATCCAGACCACCGTGCCGTCCGGCCACGACCCGAGCGAAGACGACCTGACCGGCGTGTTCGTCGCCTCCTACACCGACGCGGGTGGCGACGGTCTGCCCGCCCTGACCGGAACGGACCAGGTGGTCCTGGTCCCCACCGCGTAA
- a CDS encoding AAA family ATPase, with amino-acid sequence MSQASLRDAPVVGRERESSLVAAWSTTVADGARALLLRGDPGIGKTTLWRQALSAWRSAGGTVLVTRPVAEELAHAYSGLVDLLEHHIPDPVALTGAADPIARGRTVLGVLRDVAAERPALIAIDDLQWLDAASARALRYALRRLDSERVGILATMRTGSPAPDLLDLRNLLPPGRLDTVDIGPLDPPAVRRLVGGVLSTVSPRTLRRLYEVSGGNPMFALELARGLAAGGGTQRGLTDGRDAPPNLRMPESLQTAIGLRLDGLPADLLALLETVSALARGSVAQVRRALPEQDVDRLLDVAARSGLLTVDADLTVRFSHPMIGSVLYDRVGPLTRRRLHARLADLTDDADLRARHLARCTEEPDPAVATALEEAAGRASARGALGTAAEFAEQSLRLTPPSDTDAERRRTLELIRHLAAAGDMGQALDIADRAIARLPSGPARAEALVARAQLEDDDIDTGEALLERALDEAGDDEALRGRLLDQLGWLRGVFRGDLPGGIRYAREALRYAERSGDREFQMSAAAGLSNMETLAGTPRPDLMDRAVALEDEIGRPPLWAGPRVLRAEQLMWAGDLARARDLLEAAVAHAERQNHERWKPYSLYDLAAVEGAAGNLARADRLLGQAVESARDCEDAHVESWIFYRLALVAAWLGRADEARVVAGRRIAQATRRGERPGIARARSVLGLLALSEGDPRAAAAELLDAVHLLDEMGLRHPGAVPALPDAIEATVLAGQYDTAEALLERLTGQVPGCGAWADAALDRASGTVALARDAGQAAVALCRSAATFSALGYRPDAARAVLLAARAHQRAGQRTLAADAYAEARGEFAAMGARLWAQRAAEGLERVAPGRASGELTAAETRVAALVAEGRTNREIARELFMSVATVEAHLTRTYRKLRIRSRSDLTRLVMDGSLTVRRAAAATRRGGAAAVPADRHRKV; translated from the coding sequence GTGAGCCAGGCCAGCCTCCGCGACGCGCCGGTGGTGGGCCGCGAGCGGGAGTCTTCGCTGGTCGCGGCCTGGTCGACCACGGTGGCCGACGGTGCGCGCGCCCTGCTGCTGCGGGGCGATCCCGGCATCGGCAAGACCACGCTCTGGCGTCAGGCGCTGTCCGCCTGGCGGTCGGCCGGCGGCACGGTCCTGGTGACCCGGCCGGTCGCGGAGGAGTTGGCGCACGCGTACTCCGGGCTGGTCGACCTGCTCGAGCACCACATACCGGATCCGGTCGCCTTGACCGGCGCGGCCGACCCGATCGCGCGCGGCCGGACCGTGCTGGGCGTCCTGCGCGACGTCGCCGCCGAACGGCCGGCGCTGATCGCGATCGACGATCTGCAGTGGCTGGACGCCGCGTCGGCCCGCGCGCTGCGGTACGCGCTGCGTCGCCTGGACAGCGAGCGGGTGGGGATCCTCGCCACCATGCGGACCGGTTCGCCGGCTCCGGACCTGCTGGACCTGCGCAACCTGCTGCCGCCCGGGCGGCTCGACACCGTCGACATCGGCCCGCTCGACCCGCCCGCCGTCCGGCGGCTGGTCGGCGGGGTGCTGTCCACGGTCTCCCCCCGTACGTTGCGCCGGCTCTACGAGGTGTCCGGCGGGAACCCGATGTTCGCCCTCGAACTGGCGCGCGGCCTGGCCGCCGGCGGCGGCACCCAGCGCGGCCTGACCGACGGCCGTGACGCACCGCCGAACCTGCGGATGCCGGAGTCGCTGCAGACGGCGATCGGCCTGCGGCTGGACGGCCTACCGGCGGATCTGCTGGCGCTGCTGGAGACGGTCTCGGCGCTCGCCCGCGGATCGGTGGCGCAGGTCCGCCGGGCGCTGCCGGAGCAGGACGTGGACCGGTTGCTCGACGTGGCGGCCCGGTCGGGCCTGCTGACCGTCGACGCGGACCTGACGGTCCGATTCTCGCATCCGATGATCGGCTCGGTCCTCTACGACCGGGTGGGGCCGCTCACCCGGCGGCGCCTGCACGCGCGCCTCGCCGATCTCACCGACGACGCCGATCTGCGTGCGCGGCACCTCGCGCGGTGCACGGAGGAGCCGGACCCGGCGGTCGCCACCGCGCTGGAGGAGGCCGCCGGCCGGGCGAGTGCGCGGGGTGCCCTCGGGACGGCCGCCGAGTTCGCCGAGCAGAGCCTTCGGCTGACCCCGCCGTCCGATACCGACGCGGAACGCCGGCGCACGCTGGAGCTGATCCGGCACCTGGCCGCCGCGGGCGACATGGGTCAGGCGCTCGACATCGCCGACCGGGCGATCGCCCGGTTGCCGAGTGGACCGGCCCGGGCCGAGGCGCTGGTCGCCCGCGCCCAGCTGGAGGACGACGACATCGACACCGGCGAGGCGCTGCTGGAGCGGGCCCTGGACGAGGCCGGTGACGACGAGGCGCTGCGGGGCCGGCTCCTCGACCAGCTGGGTTGGCTGCGCGGTGTGTTCCGGGGCGACCTGCCCGGCGGCATCCGGTACGCGCGGGAGGCCCTCCGGTACGCCGAGCGCAGCGGCGACCGGGAGTTCCAGATGTCGGCGGCCGCAGGCCTGTCCAACATGGAGACCCTCGCCGGCACGCCCCGGCCGGATCTGATGGACCGGGCCGTCGCGCTGGAGGACGAGATAGGGCGTCCGCCGCTGTGGGCCGGCCCGCGGGTTCTCCGCGCCGAGCAGCTGATGTGGGCGGGTGACCTGGCCCGGGCGAGGGATCTGCTGGAGGCCGCCGTCGCGCACGCCGAGCGGCAGAACCACGAGCGGTGGAAGCCGTACAGTCTCTACGACCTGGCCGCCGTCGAGGGAGCGGCCGGCAACCTGGCTCGGGCCGACCGGCTGCTCGGGCAGGCGGTGGAGTCCGCGCGGGACTGCGAGGACGCCCACGTCGAGTCCTGGATCTTCTACCGGCTCGCCCTGGTGGCCGCCTGGCTGGGCCGTGCCGATGAGGCCCGCGTTGTCGCCGGGCGGCGCATCGCCCAGGCCACCCGGCGCGGTGAGCGGCCCGGCATCGCCCGGGCGCGGAGCGTCCTCGGGCTGCTGGCGCTCTCCGAGGGCGATCCGCGGGCTGCCGCCGCGGAGCTGCTGGACGCTGTCCACCTCTTGGACGAGATGGGGCTGCGCCATCCGGGCGCGGTGCCGGCACTGCCCGACGCGATCGAGGCGACGGTCCTGGCCGGGCAGTACGACACCGCCGAGGCGCTGCTGGAACGACTGACGGGCCAGGTGCCGGGGTGCGGCGCCTGGGCGGACGCGGCTCTCGATCGGGCATCGGGCACGGTGGCCCTGGCGCGCGACGCCGGACAGGCGGCCGTGGCGTTGTGCCGCTCGGCCGCCACGTTCAGCGCACTCGGATACCGGCCGGACGCGGCGCGCGCCGTCCTGCTGGCCGCTCGCGCGCACCAGCGGGCCGGGCAGCGCACGCTGGCCGCCGACGCGTACGCCGAGGCGCGCGGGGAGTTCGCCGCCATGGGTGCCCGGCTGTGGGCGCAGCGCGCGGCCGAGGGACTCGAGCGGGTCGCCCCGGGCCGAGCGTCCGGGGAGTTGACGGCGGCCGAGACCCGCGTCGCGGCGCTGGTCGCCGAGGGGCGTACGAACCGGGAGATCGCCCGGGAGCTGTTCATGAGCGTGGCCACGGTGGAGGCCCACCTGACGCGCACGTACCGCAAGCTGCGGATCCGGTCCCGCAGTGACCTCACCCGCCTGGTGATGGACGGCAGCCTCACCGTACGCCGCGCCGCGGCGGCGACACGGCGGGGCGGCGCGGCAGCGGTACCCGCTGACCGCCACCGGAAGGTGTAG
- a CDS encoding ribonuclease HI has product MRTDEFLRALDHLPAPLHDRAVALRSYARPTRCADCQRIGDAVRLALTAVHWDELDSARHLLDGAEQQAAVHGASCRPRPDDQHGRGRVGRWAGTSAPLVAATDASWKGRAGGIAYVVSDGHYGLRGRGTGPMDPTGRSRVLINELRAVDFLLGGYDEVPAGMAVLLDSLAALRYLRRWQTGETGVMPSGYSLRPRRWSPQPTLVRLAELVSRRPDLSFAHVKGHTGHALNEAADALSHMARRRLGETFDVRPRAHALVDAFLRDWHAAR; this is encoded by the coding sequence GTGCGTACCGATGAGTTCCTGCGCGCCCTGGACCACCTCCCCGCTCCCCTGCACGACCGGGCCGTCGCCCTCCGGTCCTACGCCCGGCCGACCCGCTGCGCGGACTGTCAGCGCATCGGCGACGCCGTGCGGCTGGCCCTGACCGCCGTGCACTGGGACGAGCTCGACTCGGCGCGGCACCTGCTCGACGGGGCGGAGCAGCAGGCCGCGGTGCATGGCGCGTCGTGCCGGCCGCGCCCGGACGACCAGCACGGTCGCGGCCGGGTCGGCCGCTGGGCGGGGACGTCCGCGCCGCTGGTCGCCGCGACCGACGCGAGCTGGAAGGGGCGCGCCGGCGGCATCGCGTACGTCGTCAGCGACGGCCACTACGGCCTACGTGGCCGGGGCACCGGCCCGATGGACCCCACCGGTCGCTCCCGGGTGCTGATCAACGAGCTGCGCGCGGTCGACTTCCTGCTCGGCGGGTACGACGAGGTGCCCGCGGGGATGGCCGTGCTCCTGGACAGCCTGGCCGCCCTGCGCTACCTGCGCCGCTGGCAGACCGGTGAGACCGGCGTGATGCCGAGCGGGTACAGCCTGCGGCCGCGCCGGTGGTCGCCCCAGCCCACCCTCGTCCGCCTGGCGGAGCTGGTGAGCCGGCGACCCGATCTGTCCTTCGCCCACGTGAAGGGACACACCGGCCACGCGCTCAACGAGGCCGCCGACGCCCTGTCGCACATGGCGCGCCGCCGGCTCGGCGAAACCTTCGACGTCCGTCCGCGGGCACACGCCCTGGTCGACGCGTTCTTGCGCGACTGGCACGCCGCCCGCTGA
- a CDS encoding DUF4352 domain-containing protein has product MRKTTTFALFATALIALGCGAGATDEAGSSGGSDTAAKGEDKPKTAKIGQAVRDGKFEFTVKSNKCGVAKVGSDLIGDKAQGQFCLVTVNVKNIGKEAQTLDGSSQKAYSADGTEYSSDTEAGLYANKDGSTFFEEINPGNQVTGVFVFDIPKNVKLTKLELHDSAFSGGVEVALS; this is encoded by the coding sequence ATGCGCAAGACCACCACGTTCGCCCTGTTCGCCACCGCCCTCATCGCGCTGGGCTGCGGCGCCGGCGCCACCGACGAGGCCGGCAGCTCCGGCGGCAGCGACACCGCCGCCAAGGGCGAGGACAAGCCCAAGACGGCGAAGATCGGCCAGGCCGTCCGGGACGGGAAGTTCGAGTTCACCGTGAAGTCGAACAAGTGCGGCGTCGCCAAGGTCGGCTCCGACCTGATCGGCGACAAGGCCCAGGGCCAGTTCTGCCTCGTCACCGTCAACGTGAAGAACATCGGCAAGGAGGCTCAGACGCTGGACGGCAGCAGCCAGAAGGCCTACTCGGCGGACGGCACCGAGTACTCCTCCGACACCGAGGCGGGCCTCTACGCCAACAAGGACGGCAGCACCTTCTTCGAGGAGATCAACCCCGGCAACCAGGTGACCGGAGTGTTCGTCTTCGACATCCCGAAGAACGTCAAGCTCACCAAGCTCGAGCTGCACGACTCGGCCTTCTCCGGCGGCGTCGAGGTCGCCCTCAGCTGA
- a CDS encoding N-6 DNA methylase codes for MNPTITAAEIARLAGVGRAAVSNWRKRHPDFPSPVGGTAASPEFDLGEVETWLREQGKLPELSRAERLWRHLAAVTESPAAALAGVGAQLLSRQRGGKRPSGVAIDPAVKPLLPDVDALADELTPPAAFDELWQRFSAPAPGRPWATPDELADLMVRLTAAEGGTIFDPAAGSGATLRAAVRAGCTEAYGQELDQDLATLAGLWLALREVPGEVRPGDSLRADAFPGRTFDAAVCHPPFGVTTWGHEELSYDPRWQYGGVPPRTEPELAWAQHCLAHLNAGGHAVLLMPPTAAGRRTGRRIRAELLRRGALRAVIALPSGVAAPHGVPLHLWVLRRPAPDAPPPARTLLVDAADGDLAELAPRILATWQAFTAAPDADVEEAGFARAVPVIELLDEEVDLTPARRQPAGGGERTGEQMVRTRERLAAVVRDLPALIPQVAPTPDGAASPAVPVAELARMGALQLIGPVRAARDSDGQSELPVLHARDVIEGTAPSSRGDRPAGEPIQLAPGDVVVPVVARRITARVITDEKAVLGANMYLLRPNPAALDPWFLAGQLRNTANEKQASSLSGTLRFDIRRALVRRLPLEEQRAHGEAFRRLDAFESAIRQAAVLGAELVQLTADGLAQGSLRPQDGA; via the coding sequence GTGAACCCGACTATCACGGCGGCGGAGATCGCCCGGCTCGCCGGGGTCGGCCGCGCCGCCGTCAGCAACTGGCGCAAACGCCACCCGGACTTCCCGAGCCCGGTCGGCGGCACGGCGGCCAGCCCCGAGTTCGACCTCGGCGAGGTCGAGACGTGGCTACGCGAGCAGGGCAAACTTCCCGAGCTGTCCCGCGCCGAGCGGCTCTGGCGGCACCTCGCCGCGGTCACCGAGAGCCCAGCGGCGGCGCTCGCCGGCGTTGGCGCCCAGCTCCTCAGTCGACAGCGCGGCGGGAAACGCCCCAGCGGTGTGGCGATCGACCCGGCCGTGAAGCCGCTGCTGCCGGACGTCGACGCCCTCGCCGACGAGCTCACGCCACCGGCCGCCTTCGACGAGCTGTGGCAACGCTTCTCCGCGCCCGCCCCCGGCCGCCCCTGGGCCACCCCGGACGAGCTGGCCGACCTCATGGTCCGGCTCACCGCCGCCGAGGGCGGCACCATCTTCGACCCGGCCGCCGGCTCCGGCGCCACCCTGCGGGCCGCGGTCCGCGCCGGCTGCACCGAGGCGTACGGGCAGGAGCTCGACCAGGACCTCGCCACCCTCGCCGGGCTGTGGCTCGCGCTACGTGAGGTCCCCGGCGAGGTCCGCCCCGGTGATTCGTTACGCGCCGACGCCTTCCCCGGCCGCACCTTCGACGCAGCCGTCTGCCACCCGCCGTTCGGCGTCACCACCTGGGGGCACGAGGAACTCAGCTACGACCCACGCTGGCAGTACGGCGGCGTGCCACCACGTACCGAACCGGAGCTGGCCTGGGCGCAGCACTGCCTGGCACACCTGAACGCCGGCGGACACGCCGTACTCCTCATGCCACCCACCGCGGCGGGCCGCCGCACCGGCCGGCGGATCCGCGCCGAACTGCTGCGCCGCGGCGCACTTCGCGCCGTCATCGCGCTGCCCAGCGGGGTGGCCGCGCCGCACGGCGTACCCCTGCATCTGTGGGTGCTGCGGCGCCCCGCCCCGGACGCACCGCCACCGGCGCGGACCCTGCTGGTCGACGCGGCCGACGGCGACCTCGCGGAGCTGGCCCCGCGGATCCTCGCCACCTGGCAGGCCTTCACCGCCGCACCCGACGCGGACGTCGAGGAGGCCGGCTTCGCCCGCGCGGTCCCCGTCATCGAGCTGCTCGACGAGGAGGTCGACCTCACGCCCGCGCGCCGCCAGCCCGCCGGCGGGGGCGAGCGGACGGGGGAGCAGATGGTGCGCACGAGAGAGCGGCTCGCCGCCGTCGTGCGGGACCTGCCGGCGCTGATCCCGCAGGTCGCGCCCACGCCCGACGGGGCGGCGTCACCGGCCGTGCCGGTCGCCGAGCTGGCCCGGATGGGGGCGTTGCAACTGATCGGGCCGGTACGGGCGGCCCGCGACAGCGATGGTCAGTCGGAGCTTCCGGTGCTGCACGCGCGAGACGTCATCGAGGGGACCGCGCCGTCATCACGAGGCGACCGGCCGGCGGGGGAGCCGATCCAGCTCGCACCGGGGGACGTCGTCGTGCCGGTGGTCGCCCGCCGCATCACCGCTCGCGTTATCACCGACGAGAAGGCGGTGCTCGGGGCGAACATGTACCTGCTGCGGCCCAACCCGGCCGCGCTGGACCCGTGGTTCCTGGCCGGGCAGCTGCGCAACACGGCAAACGAGAAGCAGGCGTCGAGCCTGTCCGGCACGCTGCGGTTCGACATCCGGCGGGCGCTGGTACGGCGACTGCCGCTGGAGGAGCAGCGGGCGCACGGGGAGGCGTTCCGGCGCCTCGATGCGTTCGAGTCGGCAATCCGACAGGCCGCCGTGTTGGGTGCTGAGCTGGTGCAGCTCACCGCCGATGGCCTGGCCCAGGGCAGTCTGCGCCCGCAAGACGGAGCATGA
- a CDS encoding serine/threonine-protein kinase — protein sequence MGGLMALEKVGGYEVLRPLGSGGMGTVYFAVSPTADRVALKVIKQELLGAPTVRERFAAEVESLKLVFGSRVARLEDADTTGEPAWLAVEYVPGATLRQHVDAKGPLSLPMAAMVGAMLADGLAKVHQVGLLHRDLKPQNIILGPDGPKLIDFGLAVLIDREHYLTEAGALVGTPAYMSPEQVRGERELTAAVDIYGLAAALVFALTGHGLYPPTNSWNLLLRITEPSDLPDLSGVPAELVQLLGAMLAFDPTARPGLGDVQTRLLAVATASSGKTVHDLRQEVAALTYDGDTELLVPPDLDDPKQDPEDLPVVEEESTAEVPETTPTKVDSERPTSPRADVKWLVDKVRRQYARRSTL from the coding sequence GTGGGGGGTCTGATGGCGCTGGAGAAGGTCGGCGGGTACGAGGTGCTCCGGCCGCTCGGCTCGGGCGGCATGGGGACGGTGTACTTCGCGGTCTCGCCCACCGCCGACCGGGTCGCGCTCAAGGTGATCAAGCAGGAGCTTCTCGGAGCGCCGACCGTGCGGGAGCGGTTCGCCGCCGAGGTGGAGAGCCTCAAGCTGGTGTTCGGGTCCCGGGTGGCGCGTCTGGAAGACGCCGACACCACGGGTGAGCCGGCCTGGCTGGCAGTCGAATATGTGCCCGGTGCGACGCTGCGCCAGCACGTCGACGCCAAGGGTCCGCTCTCTCTACCGATGGCCGCGATGGTCGGGGCCATGCTCGCCGACGGCCTGGCCAAGGTGCACCAGGTCGGGCTCCTGCACCGCGACCTCAAGCCGCAGAACATCATCCTCGGCCCGGACGGCCCGAAGCTGATCGACTTCGGCTTGGCGGTGCTGATCGATCGCGAGCATTACCTGACCGAAGCCGGAGCGCTCGTCGGCACGCCCGCCTACATGTCGCCGGAGCAGGTCCGGGGGGAGCGGGAGCTGACCGCCGCCGTCGACATCTACGGCCTTGCCGCGGCGCTGGTCTTCGCCCTCACCGGGCACGGTCTCTATCCGCCGACGAACTCCTGGAACCTGCTGCTGCGGATCACCGAGCCGAGCGACCTGCCGGACCTCTCCGGCGTGCCGGCCGAGCTGGTGCAGTTGCTGGGCGCGATGCTGGCGTTCGACCCGACCGCCCGGCCCGGGCTCGGCGATGTCCAGACCCGGCTGCTGGCGGTCGCCACCGCCAGCAGCGGCAAGACCGTCCACGACCTGCGCCAGGAGGTCGCCGCTCTTACCTACGACGGCGACACCGAGCTGTTGGTCCCGCCGGATCTGGATGATCCGAAGCAGGACCCGGAAGACCTGCCCGTCGTCGAGGAGGAGAGCACCGCAGAGGTGCCCGAGACGACGCCAACGAAGGTCGACTCCGAGCGGCCTACCAGCCCGCGCGCCGACGTGAAGTGGCTGGTCGACAAGGTTCGCCGCCAGTACGCCCGCCGCTCGACCCTGTAG